The following coding sequences are from one Arcobacter nitrofigilis DSM 7299 window:
- a CDS encoding diguanylate cyclase, producing the protein MKKTTLKEIIYKNYLKTTLSSIFFIELVLLILYFYANNNILEKSKKLVLKDVRQSVNERVMFIKKDINNSFKDIETNLKYLQNEQQNFFKEINYIKNDSNVEFKYTPSGAYYKAIDNGGSSVLVKKTANLTDKLKTELNKTELLDNNLKTSVENNDLVVAAYYNSGQNYSRYYPFIKNVWSVIPNDSNIVDYTFYYSADLKHNPQKKVVWTDVYLDPAGLGWMISAIVPIYKGNTLEGVTGFDVTINKIIKNFLDFKIPYNGSTFLIDKDLNIIAMEKNIKEEFKIENFNEYKYSKNEKISHTIFRKRKDSLFFKNKELHSILENIIAGKNKKYEFKNGGEKYFIFSSSVDKLPWYTITLVKESNVLKGVENLKEEYIHLGILIIIFIIVFYFIFFIFLYKRANDFVLLINTPILKIINMTKILGSKKNEISLKDCGIIEIDKLSENFNNLAKELDIRTKELINAEASRAFHEKLSNTDALTKVYNRRFLEDFSKKYFEIIKREKTTLSILIVDIDDFKTINDNYGHEAGDEVLLKLVELMQNKIRENDFIVRLGGDEFLVLLPNSNIKGAKIVAEKLLKSICEAKNNYKRFTVSIGSAEFNLEDKDINCLIRRADEELYKAKKAGKNQLS; encoded by the coding sequence ATTATCTTAAGACAACTTTATCATCTATATTTTTTATTGAGTTAGTATTATTGATTTTATATTTTTATGCCAATAATAATATTTTAGAAAAAAGTAAAAAATTAGTTTTGAAAGATGTGAGACAAAGTGTTAATGAAAGAGTTATGTTTATTAAAAAAGATATTAATAACTCTTTTAAAGATATAGAGACTAATTTAAAATACTTACAAAATGAACAACAAAACTTTTTTAAAGAAATTAATTATATAAAAAATGATAGTAATGTTGAATTTAAATATACCCCAAGTGGTGCTTATTATAAAGCTATTGATAATGGAGGTTCTTCAGTTTTAGTTAAAAAAACAGCAAATCTTACAGATAAGTTAAAAACTGAACTAAATAAAACTGAATTATTAGATAATAATTTAAAAACAAGTGTTGAAAATAATGACTTAGTAGTAGCTGCATATTATAATTCAGGACAGAACTATTCAAGATATTACCCTTTTATTAAAAATGTGTGGAGTGTTATTCCAAATGACTCAAATATAGTAGATTATACTTTTTATTATAGTGCTGACTTAAAACATAATCCCCAAAAAAAAGTTGTTTGGACAGATGTCTATTTAGATCCAGCAGGATTAGGTTGGATGATAAGTGCAATTGTTCCTATTTATAAAGGCAATACCTTAGAAGGTGTAACTGGATTTGATGTAACTATTAATAAAATTATAAAGAATTTTCTTGATTTTAAAATTCCATATAATGGTTCAACTTTTTTAATTGATAAAGACTTGAATATTATTGCAATGGAAAAAAATATAAAAGAAGAATTCAAAATAGAAAATTTCAATGAATATAAATATTCAAAGAATGAAAAAATATCACATACAATTTTTAGAAAAAGAAAGGATTCTTTATTTTTTAAAAATAAGGAGTTACACAGTATTTTAGAAAATATTATTGCTGGTAAAAATAAAAAATATGAATTTAAAAATGGTGGAGAAAAATATTTTATTTTCTCAAGTAGTGTTGATAAACTACCTTGGTATACAATTACATTAGTAAAAGAATCTAATGTATTAAAAGGTGTAGAAAACTTAAAAGAAGAATATATTCATTTAGGTATTTTGATTATTATTTTTATTATTGTATTTTATTTTATATTTTTTATATTTTTGTATAAAAGAGCAAATGATTTTGTTTTATTAATAAATACTCCAATACTAAAAATAATTAATATGACAAAAATACTTGGAAGTAAAAAAAATGAAATATCTTTGAAAGATTGTGGAATTATCGAAATTGATAAATTAAGTGAAAATTTTAATAATCTTGCAAAAGAGTTAGATATAAGAACAAAAGAGTTGATAAATGCAGAAGCTAGTAGGGCTTTCCATGAAAAACTATCAAATACAGATGCTTTGACAAAAGTTTACAATAGAAGATTCCTAGAAGATTTTTCAAAAAAATATTTTGAAATAATTAAAAGAGAAAAAACTACTTTGTCTATTTTAATAGTTGATATTGATGATTTTAAAACTATAAATGATAATTATGGACATGAAGCAGGGGATGAAGTATTGTTAAAACTAGTAGAACTTATGCAAAATAAAATTAGAGAAAATGATTTTATTGTAAGACTTGGGGGAGATGAGTTTTTAGTTCTTTTACCAAATTCCAATATAAAAGGAGCAAAAATAGTAGCAGAAAAACTTTTAAAATCTATCTGTGAAGCTAAGAATAATTACAAACGATTTACAGTAAGTATTGGTAGTGCTGAATTTAATTTAGAAGATAAAGATATTAATTGTTTAATAAGAAGAGCAGATGAAGAACTTTATAAAGCTAAAAAAGCAGGTAAAAATCAATTATCTTAA
- a CDS encoding ABC transporter substrate-binding protein has translation MSKKILGLSVATLLSCSSLLSAKEIKIGAVMPMSGPLAAYGQVTDLGVKLAHKLQPKLKNGDTIKIVLLDNKGDKVETANATTRLISSDKVVAILGALTSSNTAQTIAIADKKEIPVIAAVATGDKLTAKREFANRVCFSNAFQGEVVANYAISKGYKTAVVVVDQAQVYSLGLAKAFQKKFKSKGGKILKKIKITSGDKDFKAVVSQIKQINPDFMFLPLYHPEASMIARQSKQLGLDKPMFSGDGVANQTFIDLGGNAVEGYMFTDFFDYSNPPSKTSADFVAFHTKETGEKEMNSFTALGADTYNVLIAAMNRCEDPTNSICINKEIKKTTNFDGVSGKITIDKDGNATRSAVIKEIKNGKAVFKAIVNP, from the coding sequence ATATCGAAAAAAATTTTAGGTCTTAGTGTTGCTACACTTTTATCTTGTAGTTCACTTTTAAGTGCTAAAGAGATTAAGATTGGAGCAGTAATGCCTATGTCTGGACCTCTTGCAGCTTATGGTCAAGTTACAGATCTTGGTGTTAAATTGGCACATAAATTACAACCTAAGTTAAAAAATGGCGATACTATAAAAATAGTATTATTAGATAACAAAGGTGATAAAGTAGAAACTGCAAATGCTACGACAAGATTAATTTCATCTGATAAAGTTGTTGCTATTTTAGGTGCTTTAACTTCTTCTAATACTGCACAAACAATTGCTATTGCTGATAAGAAAGAAATCCCTGTAATTGCAGCAGTTGCAACTGGTGATAAATTAACTGCAAAAAGAGAATTCGCAAATAGAGTATGTTTTTCAAATGCTTTTCAAGGTGAAGTTGTTGCAAACTATGCAATATCAAAAGGATATAAAACTGCTGTTGTAGTTGTAGATCAAGCACAAGTTTATTCTTTAGGTTTAGCAAAAGCTTTTCAAAAGAAATTTAAATCAAAAGGTGGAAAAATTCTTAAAAAAATCAAAATTACTTCAGGTGACAAAGATTTTAAAGCTGTAGTTTCACAAATCAAACAAATAAACCCAGACTTTATGTTCTTACCTCTATACCATCCAGAAGCTTCTATGATTGCTAGACAATCTAAACAATTAGGATTAGATAAACCAATGTTTAGTGGTGATGGTGTTGCAAATCAAACATTTATTGATTTAGGTGGAAATGCTGTAGAAGGTTATATGTTTACAGACTTCTTTGATTATTCAAATCCTCCTTCAAAAACTTCAGCAGATTTTGTAGCTTTTCATACAAAAGAAACTGGTGAAAAAGAGATGAATTCATTTACTGCTTTAGGAGCTGATACTTATAATGTATTAATTGCTGCTATGAATAGATGTGAAGATCCTACAAATTCTATTTGTATTAATAAAGAGATTAAAAAAACAACTAACTTTGATGGTGTATCTGGAAAAATTACAATTGATAAAGATGGTAATGCAACAAGATCAGCAGTTATCAAAGAGATTAAAAATGGTAAAGCTGTATTCAAAGCAATTGTAAATCCATAA
- a CDS encoding branched-chain amino acid ABC transporter permease, giving the protein MDILTFMQQMVNGFSLGSMYALIAIGYTMVYGVLRLINFAHGDIMMVGAFLAYTFMAVFNLPFPLTVLLAVTLSAALGMLMDKIAYKPLREAPKISLLITAIGISFFLENAFTVFVGGVPRAFPVPSYMEQIFTVANVTFSVSSITVPLVTLILLLGILYVLYKTKYGMAIRALSFDIKTVNLMGIDANMIISLVFALGSALAAVGGIFWAVNYPSVEPMMGVLVGLKAFAAAVVGGIGSVTGAVLGGFIIGFTEVVVIAFFPEMGGYKDAFAFVFLILVLLFKPTGIMGEDLEKSRF; this is encoded by the coding sequence ATGGATATATTAACGTTTATGCAACAGATGGTAAACGGTTTTAGTTTGGGTAGTATGTATGCCCTTATTGCGATTGGTTATACGATGGTTTATGGTGTGCTAAGATTAATAAATTTTGCACATGGTGATATTATGATGGTTGGTGCATTTTTAGCTTATACTTTTATGGCAGTATTTAATTTGCCTTTTCCTCTTACTGTTTTATTGGCAGTTACTCTATCAGCTGCACTTGGTATGTTAATGGATAAAATTGCTTACAAACCATTAAGAGAAGCTCCAAAAATATCTTTACTTATTACTGCTATTGGGATATCTTTCTTTTTGGAAAATGCCTTTACTGTATTTGTAGGTGGAGTTCCAAGAGCTTTTCCTGTTCCTTCTTACATGGAACAAATATTCACTGTAGCTAATGTTACTTTTTCAGTTTCATCTATTACTGTTCCTCTTGTAACTTTGATTTTACTTTTAGGAATTTTATATGTTTTATATAAAACAAAATACGGGATGGCAATTAGAGCTTTATCTTTTGATATAAAAACAGTAAATTTGATGGGTATTGATGCAAATATGATCATATCATTAGTATTTGCTTTAGGTTCTGCCCTAGCCGCTGTTGGTGGAATATTTTGGGCTGTAAATTATCCTTCTGTTGAACCTATGATGGGAGTTTTAGTTGGATTAAAAGCTTTTGCTGCTGCTGTTGTTGGTGGTATTGGTTCTGTTACTGGTGCTGTTTTAGGTGGTTTTATTATTGGATTTACAGAAGTTGTAGTAATTGCATTTTTTCCAGAAATGGGTGGATATAAAGATGCTTTTGCTTTTGTATTTCTAATACTAGTATTATTATTTAAACCTACTGGTATTATGGGTGAAGATTTAGAAAAGAGTAGGTTTTAA
- a CDS encoding branched-chain amino acid ABC transporter permease: MINDSIFTKQRIINLGIIITAIWFTWFAQQVFDEYTVRIINNVAIFIILAVSYNLINGVTGQFSLEPNGFVAIGAYVTAILLVDKEGMLYQYDISDPYPWVLALQTNFFWALILSGIISALLALSLSFPVFRVRGDYLAIVTLGFGFIIRILAINSPEITNGSLGINDIPQFSNLYWTGGVAIFAVLAILNIIYSKYGRAMKAVRDDEDAASAMGINTFKVKTLAFTTSAFFEGVGGGLLAALLTSISPDLFTFFFTFQLLIIIVIGGLGSTTGAIIGTVMVMAGLEWMRFLDEPINFMGIHTDALPGMRMVVFALILIVVMLFAREGLMGKKELKDLFKKKKANK; this comes from the coding sequence ATGATAAATGATTCAATTTTTACAAAACAAAGAATAATTAACCTAGGTATTATTATTACTGCTATTTGGTTTACTTGGTTTGCTCAACAAGTTTTTGATGAATATACAGTAAGAATTATAAATAATGTTGCAATTTTTATTATTCTTGCAGTTTCATATAATCTTATTAATGGTGTTACAGGTCAGTTTTCTTTAGAACCAAATGGGTTTGTTGCAATTGGTGCTTATGTTACTGCTATCTTATTAGTTGATAAAGAGGGTATGTTATACCAATATGATATTTCAGATCCATATCCTTGGGTTTTAGCACTACAGACTAATTTTTTCTGGGCTTTAATTTTATCAGGTATTATTTCAGCACTTTTAGCCCTTTCTTTATCTTTTCCAGTATTTAGAGTAAGAGGTGATTATTTAGCAATTGTTACTCTTGGATTTGGTTTTATTATTAGAATTTTAGCTATTAACTCACCAGAAATCACAAATGGTTCTTTAGGTATAAATGATATTCCTCAATTTTCAAATTTGTATTGGACAGGAGGAGTTGCAATATTTGCAGTTCTAGCAATCTTAAATATTATATACTCTAAATATGGGCGAGCAATGAAAGCCGTTCGAGATGATGAAGATGCAGCAAGTGCTATGGGTATTAATACTTTTAAAGTAAAAACATTGGCTTTTACTACATCAGCATTTTTTGAAGGTGTTGGAGGTGGATTATTAGCCGCACTTTTAACATCAATAAGTCCAGACTTATTTACATTCTTCTTTACTTTCCAATTATTAATTATTATTGTAATAGGTGGACTTGGAAGTACTACAGGAGCAATTATTGGTACAGTTATGGTTATGGCTGGATTAGAATGGATGAGATTCTTAGATGAACCAATTAATTTTATGGGAATACATACAGATGCATTACCTGGAATGAGAATGGTTGTATTTGCTTTAATTTTAATAGTAGTAATGCTTTTTGCAAGAGAAGGGTTAATGGGAAAAAAAGAGTTAAAAGATTTATTTAAAAAGAAAAAGGCAAACAAATGA
- a CDS encoding ABC transporter ATP-binding protein, translated as MILEVCNVTKNFGGVTAIKDTSFQVKAKEIYGLIGPNGAGKTTMFNIITGNYEPTHGDIKFHGQKINGIKPYKIVHRGIARTFQNIRLFNSMTVLDNVLIGFDYQASYSYFETIFRLPRFFKEEKRVKQRAFEIMEVLGIAQYADELATSLSYGSQRKVEIARALAANPQLLLLDEPAAGMNPQETHELAELFFKIRDQFDITILLIEHDMKFVNHLCDRVMVLDYGKTIFEGKIEDAIKDEEVIKAYLGDFKHA; from the coding sequence ATGATTTTAGAGGTTTGCAACGTAACTAAAAACTTTGGTGGAGTAACTGCTATAAAAGATACTTCATTTCAAGTAAAAGCAAAAGAGATTTATGGTCTTATTGGTCCAAATGGTGCTGGTAAAACTACAATGTTTAATATTATTACAGGAAATTATGAGCCAACACATGGAGATATAAAGTTTCATGGTCAAAAAATCAATGGAATAAAACCTTATAAAATAGTTCATAGAGGAATAGCAAGAACTTTCCAAAATATAAGACTTTTTAATTCAATGACAGTTTTAGATAATGTACTTATTGGATTTGATTATCAAGCTTCATATTCATATTTTGAAACAATTTTTAGATTACCAAGATTTTTTAAAGAAGAAAAAAGAGTAAAACAAAGAGCTTTTGAGATAATGGAAGTGTTAGGAATTGCCCAGTATGCAGATGAATTGGCAACTTCACTTTCATATGGGAGTCAGAGAAAAGTTGAGATTGCAAGAGCATTAGCAGCAAATCCCCAATTACTTTTATTGGATGAACCAGCAGCAGGTATGAACCCACAAGAAACACATGAATTAGCTGAATTATTCTTTAAAATAAGAGACCAATTTGATATAACTATTTTGCTTATAGAACATGATATGAAATTTGTAAATCACTTATGTGATAGGGTTATGGTATTAGATTATGGTAAAACTATATTTGAGGGGAAAATAGAAGATGCAATCAAAGATGAAGAAGTAATTAAGGCTTATTTAGGAGATTTCAAACATGCTTAA
- a CDS encoding ABC transporter ATP-binding protein yields MLKVKNLEVFYGLIKGVKGIDFEVKEGKIVSLIGSNGAGKTSTLQSIVNDVKKTGSIFFNDLNISKLPTHKIIQKGISLVPEGRRVFQNLTIEENMRMGSFNQSEEFYEEHQEKMFKLFPRLIDKKGQLGGTMSGGEQQMLAIARALMSSPKLLMLDEPSLGLAPKIIGELFETIIKLKEDGITILLVEQNAYAALEISDYSYVLENGQVALEGIGSELLKSNDIKAKYLGA; encoded by the coding sequence ATGCTTAAAGTAAAAAACTTAGAAGTCTTTTATGGTCTTATAAAGGGTGTAAAAGGTATTGATTTTGAAGTTAAAGAGGGAAAAATTGTCTCTTTAATTGGCTCAAATGGAGCAGGTAAAACTTCAACTTTACAATCAATTGTTAATGATGTGAAAAAAACTGGAAGTATTTTTTTTAATGATTTAAATATTTCAAAACTTCCAACACATAAAATAATTCAAAAAGGAATTTCTTTAGTTCCAGAAGGGCGAAGGGTATTCCAAAATCTTACTATTGAAGAAAATATGAGAATGGGGTCTTTTAATCAAAGTGAAGAATTTTATGAAGAGCATCAAGAAAAGATGTTTAAGTTATTTCCACGATTAATTGATAAGAAGGGTCAATTAGGTGGAACTATGAGTGGAGGAGAACAACAAATGCTAGCAATTGCTAGAGCTTTGATGAGTTCACCTAAACTTCTTATGTTAGATGAACCATCATTAGGTCTTGCTCCAAAGATTATTGGAGAACTTTTTGAGACAATTATTAAGTTAAAAGAAGATGGGATTACAATATTATTAGTAGAACAAAATGCCTATGCAGCTTTAGAAATTTCTGATTATAGTTATGTTCTAGAAAATGGGCAAGTTGCTTTAGAAGGTATTGGTAGTGAACTTCTAAAATCAAATGATATTAAAGCAAAATATTTAGGTGCTTAA
- a CDS encoding TerB family tellurite resistance protein: MKLETKEKFAFLQLAQHLARVDGEYGNREQDVIDEYCVEMGIDKPRFFNEADFNLDEILCSFKSKKSKRIVILELMILVHIDDKFDKKEHELTKKIVDSFKINDKDLKYFSFWGKAVSSLYEQGKLFIED, encoded by the coding sequence ATGAAATTAGAAACTAAAGAAAAGTTTGCTTTTTTACAGTTGGCTCAACATCTAGCAAGAGTTGATGGGGAATATGGAAATCGAGAACAAGATGTTATTGATGAATATTGTGTTGAAATGGGAATTGATAAACCAAGATTTTTTAATGAAGCTGATTTTAATTTAGATGAAATACTTTGTTCTTTTAAATCAAAAAAAAGTAAAAGAATTGTTATTTTAGAACTTATGATTTTAGTTCATATTGATGACAAATTTGATAAAAAAGAGCATGAATTGACTAAAAAAATAGTTGATTCTTTCAAAATTAATGATAAAGATTTAAAATATTTTTCTTTTTGGGGAAAAGCTGTTTCTTCTTTATATGAACAAGGTAAACTTTTTATTGAAGATTAA
- a CDS encoding VOC family protein, with protein sequence MNINLVHFIVPCIDSVIAKNFYKRIFNFKSVKAENKNIIVTVNEKLKFELEETQEYTNNHYVFEVDETSFDELIVNIKKEKLLFGDNINELNNKKVRQSSSKKEIFFIDPNSHLFQIYAKISY encoded by the coding sequence ATGAATATCAATCTTGTACATTTTATTGTTCCTTGTATCGATTCTGTAATTGCTAAAAATTTCTATAAAAGAATCTTCAATTTTAAATCTGTAAAAGCTGAAAATAAAAATATTATTGTAACTGTAAATGAAAAATTAAAGTTTGAATTAGAAGAGACCCAAGAGTATACAAACAATCATTATGTTTTTGAAGTAGATGAAACTTCATTTGATGAACTAATTGTAAATATAAAAAAAGAGAAGTTGTTATTTGGTGATAATATAAATGAATTAAATAATAAGAAAGTAAGACAAAGCTCTTCTAAAAAAGAGATATTTTTCATAGATCCAAATAGTCACCTATTTCAGATCTATGCAAAAATATCTTATTAA
- a CDS encoding type II secretion system protein — MKKAFSLLEIIVVVLIVGLLGAFAINKYFYSVDKSNQFKIKSEVALINEAITRTYSNQVLLGNSTFTLDRLDDASINTASESLFIGYNEYILLDIVILSTSEDKKELGKWIKTSQTSYKVYLSKDKAITFKFDNDEGTFACKKSDEICKEFMK, encoded by the coding sequence ATGAAAAAAGCTTTTTCCCTATTAGAAATAATTGTTGTTGTTTTAATAGTTGGATTATTGGGAGCCTTTGCTATAAATAAATATTTTTACTCAGTAGATAAATCAAATCAATTTAAAATAAAATCAGAAGTTGCACTTATAAATGAGGCTATAACTAGAACTTATTCAAATCAAGTATTATTGGGTAATTCGACTTTTACTTTAGATAGATTGGATGATGCTTCAATAAATACAGCAAGTGAATCATTATTTATAGGTTACAATGAATATATTTTGTTAGATATTGTTATTTTATCAACTTCTGAAGATAAAAAAGAACTGGGGAAGTGGATAAAAACTTCACAAACAAGTTATAAAGTGTATCTTTCAAAGGATAAGGCTATAACTTTTAAATTTGATAATGATGAGGGTACTTTTGCTTGTAAAAAAAGTGATGAAATTTGTAAAGAGTTTATGAAATGA
- a CDS encoding primosomal protein N' — protein sequence MSFYYELALLKSPLDNLTYCSDVNIEIGTLVEVSLQRRKVLSKAVVVKEVEKPSFKCTTIQTITNLFYSTEMIKIATFTSMYYVSSLGEALSLFIPFDKIVIKNNEKYKVKSNILLSKEQEEAYNFCLEHKQALLFANTGAGKTEIYIKTIEKYLNEDKQAILLMPEISLTPQMQNRLEKVFKEKVAIWHSKITKKRKEEIIKKVLSGEIKLLAGARSALFLPLDNLGLIIVDEEHDESYKSDSKPRYNTKDLALYISKTLDIQAILGSATPSLNTYHKIPFYRLSKTYFDTKKSINYDDSTSNLSPKIVNRIKSIIEQKHQVIIFLPTRANYKYQVCTSCGSSVECPFCSVSMSLHKNSLALKCHYCGYTQQIPKTCPSCKTGVIHNLRVGTAQIEEELNLIFPDKKIKRFDRDEVKTDTQLRKVLEEFNKNKIDILVGTQMLSKGHDYHNVKLAVVLGIDSILKMNSYKARERALSLLIQISGRSGRKGEGEVIIQTQNKEFFDFYLGNKDYKEFLDEELTFREDLYPPYYKLAKVIFAHANGLKVKDEFDRYTNILKSNEKIEVVGANQSPIFKLSNKYRYEILLRSKNIKALIEVLHSIKSPMVSIDMDTIY from the coding sequence ATGAGTTTTTATTATGAATTAGCACTGTTAAAGTCACCTTTGGATAATTTGACTTATTGTAGTGATGTAAATATAGAAATTGGAACACTAGTAGAAGTCTCTTTGCAAAGAAGAAAAGTCTTATCAAAAGCAGTAGTTGTAAAAGAGGTTGAAAAGCCATCTTTTAAGTGTACAACAATTCAAACAATTACAAATCTTTTTTACTCTACAGAGATGATTAAAATAGCTACTTTTACCTCTATGTATTATGTTTCTTCACTTGGTGAAGCTTTATCTTTATTTATTCCTTTTGATAAAATTGTAATAAAAAATAATGAGAAATATAAAGTTAAATCAAATATTCTTTTATCAAAAGAGCAAGAAGAAGCATATAACTTTTGTTTAGAACACAAACAAGCTTTACTTTTTGCAAACACAGGTGCAGGTAAAACAGAAATTTATATTAAAACAATAGAAAAATATCTAAATGAAGATAAACAAGCTATTCTTCTTATGCCTGAAATCTCTTTGACTCCACAGATGCAAAATAGATTAGAGAAAGTATTTAAAGAAAAAGTTGCCATTTGGCACTCAAAAATTACTAAAAAAAGAAAAGAAGAGATAATAAAAAAAGTTTTATCAGGTGAGATAAAACTATTAGCAGGTGCTAGATCAGCTCTGTTTTTACCATTAGATAATTTGGGCTTGATAATTGTTGATGAAGAGCATGATGAATCATATAAAAGTGATAGTAAACCAAGATATAATACCAAAGATTTAGCTTTGTATATTTCAAAAACATTAGATATACAAGCCATACTTGGGAGTGCAACACCATCATTAAACACTTATCACAAAATTCCTTTTTATAGATTATCTAAAACATATTTTGATACTAAGAAAAGTATAAATTATGATGATAGTACTTCAAATTTAAGCCCAAAGATTGTAAATAGAATAAAAAGTATAATTGAACAAAAGCATCAAGTCATTATTTTCCTTCCCACAAGAGCTAACTATAAGTATCAAGTTTGTACAAGTTGTGGAAGTTCAGTAGAGTGTCCTTTTTGTTCTGTTTCAATGAGTTTGCATAAAAACTCACTGGCACTTAAATGTCACTATTGTGGATATACTCAACAAATACCAAAAACATGCCCTTCTTGTAAAACAGGTGTTATTCATAACTTAAGGGTTGGAACTGCTCAAATAGAAGAAGAGTTGAATCTTATCTTTCCAGATAAAAAAATAAAAAGATTTGATAGGGATGAAGTAAAAACAGATACACAATTGCGAAAAGTATTAGAAGAGTTTAATAAAAATAAAATAGATATTTTAGTTGGTACTCAAATGCTTTCGAAAGGGCATGATTATCATAATGTAAAACTTGCAGTTGTACTTGGAATTGATTCAATCTTAAAAATGAATTCATATAAAGCAAGGGAGAGGGCACTTTCTCTTTTGATTCAAATCTCTGGAAGAAGTGGAAGAAAAGGTGAGGGTGAAGTGATTATCCAAACTCAAAACAAAGAGTTCTTTGATTTTTACTTAGGAAATAAAGATTATAAAGAATTTTTAGATGAAGAACTTACCTTTAGAGAAGATTTATATCCTCCATATTATAAATTAGCAAAAGTCATTTTTGCCCATGCAAATGGATTAAAAGTAAAAGATGAATTTGATAGATATACAAATATTTTAAAATCTAATGAAAAAATAGAAGTAGTAGGAGCGAATCAATCTCCTATTTTTAAACTCTCAAATAAATATAGATATGAAATATTACTTCGATCTAAAAATATAAAAGCCTTAATTGAAGTTCTACATAGTATAAAATCACCAATGGTAAGTATTGATATGGATACAATTTATTAA